From the genome of Pelomonas sp. SE-A7, one region includes:
- the typA gene encoding translational GTPase TypA, with translation MSKQIRNIAIIAHVDHGKTTMVDQLLRQSGTFAEHEKVVDTVMDSNAIERERGITILAKNCAVAWEGTHINIVDTPGHADFGGEVERALSMVDGVVLLIDAQEGPMPQTRFVTKKALALGLKPIVVVNKVDKPGAKPDAVINAAFDLFDKLGATDEQLDFPVVYASGINGWTSLEEGEPGAQWGPDMSALFNTVLKHVPSQKGDPTAPLQLQISALDYSTFVGRIGVGRITQGTIKPNMDVAVMEGLDGKTTKGRINQVLTFQGLDRMQTPEAGPGDIVLINGIEDIGIGVTVTSIAEPAPLPMLKVDEPTLTMNFCVNTSPLAGREGKYVTSRQIWDRLQKELQSNVALRVSETSEDGIFEVMGRGELHLTILLENMRREGYELAVSKPRVVFQMINGEKHEPIELVTADVEETHQGGVMQALGERKGELVNMESDGRGRVRLEYRIPARGLIGFSNEFLNLTRGSGLISNIFDGYEPHKGEIASRKNGVLISMDAGEIFTYALGKLDDRGRMFVKPNDPVYEGMIVGIHSRENDLVVNATRTKQLTNFRVSGKEDAIKITPPIELTLEYGVEFIEDDELVEITPKSVRLRKRHLTENERKRASRA, from the coding sequence ATGAGCAAGCAGATCCGCAACATCGCCATCATCGCCCACGTCGACCATGGCAAAACCACCATGGTCGACCAGCTGCTGCGCCAGAGCGGCACCTTCGCCGAGCACGAGAAGGTCGTCGACACCGTGATGGACAGCAATGCCATCGAACGCGAGCGTGGCATCACCATCCTGGCCAAGAACTGCGCCGTGGCCTGGGAAGGCACCCACATCAACATCGTCGACACCCCGGGACACGCGGACTTCGGCGGCGAGGTGGAGCGCGCCCTGTCCATGGTGGACGGCGTGGTGCTGCTGATCGACGCCCAGGAAGGCCCGATGCCGCAGACCCGCTTCGTGACCAAGAAGGCGCTGGCCCTGGGCCTGAAGCCCATCGTCGTGGTCAACAAGGTGGACAAGCCGGGCGCCAAGCCCGATGCCGTGATCAACGCCGCCTTCGACCTGTTCGACAAGCTGGGCGCCACCGACGAGCAGCTGGACTTCCCGGTCGTCTACGCCTCCGGCATCAATGGCTGGACCTCGCTGGAAGAGGGCGAGCCCGGCGCGCAATGGGGCCCGGACATGTCGGCCCTGTTCAACACCGTGCTGAAGCATGTGCCCTCGCAAAAGGGTGACCCGACCGCCCCGCTGCAGCTGCAGATCTCGGCGCTGGACTACTCGACCTTCGTCGGCCGCATCGGCGTGGGTCGCATCACCCAGGGCACGATCAAGCCCAATATGGATGTGGCCGTGATGGAAGGCCTGGACGGCAAGACCACCAAGGGCCGCATCAACCAGGTGCTGACCTTCCAGGGTCTGGACCGCATGCAGACGCCCGAAGCCGGCCCCGGCGACATCGTGCTGATCAACGGCATCGAGGACATCGGCATCGGCGTGACCGTGACCAGCATCGCCGAGCCGGCACCGCTGCCCATGCTCAAGGTCGACGAGCCGACCCTGACCATGAATTTCTGCGTCAACACCAGCCCGCTGGCCGGCCGCGAAGGCAAGTACGTCACCAGCCGCCAGATCTGGGACCGTCTGCAGAAGGAACTGCAGAGCAACGTCGCGCTGCGCGTCTCGGAAACCAGCGAAGACGGCATCTTCGAGGTGATGGGCCGTGGCGAACTGCACCTGACCATCCTCTTGGAAAACATGCGCCGCGAAGGCTACGAGCTGGCCGTCTCCAAGCCGCGCGTGGTGTTCCAGATGATCAACGGCGAGAAGCATGAGCCTATCGAGCTGGTGACCGCCGACGTGGAAGAAACCCACCAGGGCGGCGTGATGCAGGCCCTGGGCGAGCGCAAGGGCGAGCTGGTGAACATGGAGTCGGACGGCCGCGGCCGCGTGCGCCTCGAGTACCGCATCCCGGCTCGCGGCCTGATCGGTTTCAGCAACGAATTCCTGAACCTGACCCGCGGTTCGGGCCTGATCTCCAACATCTTCGACGGCTACGAGCCGCACAAGGGCGAGATCGCCAGCCGCAAGAACGGCGTGCTGATCTCCATGGACGCCGGTGAAATCTTCACCTACGCCCTGGGCAAGCTGGACGACCGCGGCCGCATGTTCGTCAAGCCCAACGATCCGGTCTACGAAGGCATGATCGTCGGCATCCACAGCCGCGAGAACGACCTGGTGGTCAACGCCACCCGTACCAAGCAGCTGACCAACTTCCGCGTCAGCGGCAAGGAAGACGCGATCAAGATCACGCCTCCTATCGAGCTGACGCTGGAATACGGCGTGGAGTTCATCGAGGACGACGAACTGGTCGAGATCACGCCCAAGAGCGTGCGCCTGCGCAAGCGTCATCTGACGGAGAACGAGCGCAAGCGCGCATCGCGCGCGTAA
- the truB gene encoding tRNA pseudouridine(55) synthase TruB, whose protein sequence is MTDKPQRQRVVRRALHGVLLLDKPLGLSSNDALQKAKWLLRAEKAGHTGTLDPLATGLLPLCFGAATKFSQVSLDADKEYIATLRLGVRTSTGDAEGEVLETRPVEGLSRGQIEAACARHVGLISQLPPMHSALKHEGKALYDYARQGITVEREPREVTIHSIAILDWQHEALVIRVRCSKGTYIRTLAEDIGALLGCGASLSALRRTASGAVQVEDAITLDALAAMSEDERLGLLRPPDCLLQDWPAVSLEEEDASRFLNGLRRRLPPGSGDQSQVRVYGIRPPVLLGSASIAEGQLIPSRLLSPQEVAGLAASSSAEEQVTRKVV, encoded by the coding sequence ATGACCGACAAGCCCCAGCGCCAACGAGTGGTCCGCCGTGCCCTGCACGGCGTGCTGCTGCTCGACAAGCCGTTGGGCCTGTCGAGCAACGATGCGCTGCAGAAGGCCAAATGGCTGCTGCGCGCCGAGAAGGCCGGCCACACCGGCACGCTGGACCCGCTGGCCACCGGCCTCTTGCCGCTGTGCTTCGGCGCGGCCACCAAGTTCAGCCAGGTCAGCCTGGACGCCGACAAGGAATACATCGCAACTTTGCGCCTGGGCGTGCGCACCAGCACCGGCGATGCCGAGGGCGAGGTGCTGGAGACCAGGCCGGTCGAAGGCCTCAGCCGCGGGCAGATCGAAGCGGCCTGCGCGCGCCATGTCGGCCTGATCTCCCAGCTGCCGCCCATGCACTCGGCACTCAAGCACGAGGGCAAGGCGCTGTACGACTACGCCCGCCAGGGCATCACCGTAGAGCGCGAGCCGCGCGAGGTGACGATTCATTCGATTGCCATCCTGGACTGGCAGCATGAGGCGCTGGTGATACGCGTCCGCTGCTCCAAGGGCACCTACATCCGTACGCTGGCCGAGGACATCGGTGCGCTGCTGGGCTGCGGCGCCTCGCTGTCCGCGCTGCGCCGCACGGCCAGTGGCGCGGTGCAGGTCGAAGACGCCATCACGCTCGACGCGCTGGCCGCGATGAGCGAAGACGAACGCCTGGGCCTGCTGCGTCCGCCAGACTGCCTGTTGCAGGACTGGCCGGCCGTGAGCCTGGAAGAGGAGGACGCCTCGCGTTTCCTCAACGGCTTGCGGCGCCGCCTCCCCCCGGGAAGCGGCGACCAGTCCCAGGTGCGGGTCTATGGAATCCGCCCACCGGTGCTGCTGGGCAGCGCCTCGATCGCCGAAGGCCAGCTGATACCCAGCCGGCTGCTGAGTCCCCAGGAAGTGGCGGGGCTCGCAGCCAGCAGCAGCGCTGAAGAACAAGTTACTAGGAAAGTCGTTTGA
- the rbfA gene encoding 30S ribosome-binding factor RbfA, translating into MRHKRAIPNRGFRVADQIQRDLSELIRELKDPRIGMATISGIEVTPDYAHAKVFFTVLIGDPQATEEALNEAAGFLRNGLFKRLQIHTVPTLHFHFDRTTERASEMSALIARANATRAADDDLTND; encoded by the coding sequence ATGCGACACAAGCGAGCGATCCCCAACCGCGGTTTCCGCGTGGCCGACCAGATCCAGCGCGACCTCTCGGAACTGATCCGTGAGCTCAAGGATCCGCGCATAGGAATGGCCACGATCAGCGGCATCGAGGTCACGCCCGACTACGCCCACGCCAAGGTGTTCTTCACCGTGCTGATCGGCGACCCGCAAGCCACCGAGGAGGCGCTGAACGAGGCCGCCGGCTTCCTTCGCAATGGCCTGTTCAAGCGCCTGCAGATCCACACGGTGCCGACCCTGCACTTCCACTTCGACCGCACGACCGAGCGCGCTTCGGAGATGAGCGCCCTGATCGCCCGAGCCAACGCCACGCGCGCAGCGGATGACGATCTGACCAACGACTGA